From a region of the Fusarium verticillioides 7600 chromosome 9, whole genome shotgun sequence genome:
- a CDS encoding DNA replication complex GINS protein PSF3: MSYYDIDSILTDAEKVPCHFEIDVRDLGHLDNSPHGLKAQTPLTLPLWLAEMLALASTPNSSAPLTLNLPPCLSTTVLAALKADPRAVPLRDQSPHFYGVGVKMLELFDEKEIAEVLRKTFVVRAGEVGLHARKADEAVGGNGEEFLRGLEEWERGLFRRGHEGVKGAKEWTDKVKKT; the protein is encoded by the exons ATGTCGTACTACGACATTGACTCCATCCTCACGGATGCAGAG AAAGTCCCCTGCCACTTCGAAATCGACGTTCGTGACCTCGGCCATCTCGACAACTCCCCCCACGGCCTCAAAGCCCAAACCCCTCTAACCCTCCCCCTCTGGCTCGCCGAAATGCTCGCCCTCGCCTCAACACCCAACTCCTCCGCTCCCCTGACCCTCAACCTCCCCCCATGCCTCTCAACAACCGTCCTCGCCGCTCTGAAAGCAGACCCGCGCGCCGTTCCCCTCCGCGACCAAAGTCCTCACTTCTACGGTGTCGGCGTCAAAATGCTAGAGTTGttcgatgagaaggagatagCGGAGGTTTTGAGAAAGACGTTTGTCGTGAGGGCGGGTGAGGTTGGGCTGCACGCGAGGAAGGCTGATGAGGCGGTGGGGGGCAATGGGGAGGAGTTTTTGAGGGGCTTGGAGGAGTGGGAGAGGGGGTTGTTTAGGAGGGGACATGAGGGTGTTAAGGGGGCGAAGGAGTGGACTGATAAAGTTAAGAAGACATGA
- a CDS encoding DNA replication complex GINS protein PSF3 has protein sequence MLALASTPNSSAPLTLNLPPCLSTTVLAALKADPRAVPLRDQSPHFYGVGVKMLELFDEKEIAEVLRKTFVVRAGEVGLHARKADEAVGGNGEEFLRGLEEWERGLFRRGHEGVKGAKEWTDKVKKT, from the coding sequence ATGCTCGCCCTCGCCTCAACACCCAACTCCTCCGCTCCCCTGACCCTCAACCTCCCCCCATGCCTCTCAACAACCGTCCTCGCCGCTCTGAAAGCAGACCCGCGCGCCGTTCCCCTCCGCGACCAAAGTCCTCACTTCTACGGTGTCGGCGTCAAAATGCTAGAGTTGttcgatgagaaggagatagCGGAGGTTTTGAGAAAGACGTTTGTCGTGAGGGCGGGTGAGGTTGGGCTGCACGCGAGGAAGGCTGATGAGGCGGTGGGGGGCAATGGGGAGGAGTTTTTGAGGGGCTTGGAGGAGTGGGAGAGGGGGTTGTTTAGGAGGGGACATGAGGGTGTTAAGGGGGCGAAGGAGTGGACTGATAAAGTTAAGAAGACATGA
- a CDS encoding Fe-Mn family superoxide dismutase: MATTSFVRNKATLPDLPYDYGALEPYISGQIMELHHSKHHQTYVTGFNNATDALAEAQHKNDAKAAAAQAPLINFHGGGHVNHSLFWENLAPNGKGGGGEPEGKLLTAINEDFGSFDSFKKQTNATLAGIQGSGWAWLVKDKNSGTLSIVTRPNQDPVTGTLEPLLGIDAWEHAYYLQYQNRKAEYFSAIWEVINWGTVSKRFEK; encoded by the exons ATGGCCACAACCAGCTTCGTGCGCAACAAGGCTACCCTCCCCGATCTTCCCT ACGACTATGGCGCTCTTGAGCCTTACATCTCCGGCCAGATCATGGAGCTTCACCACTCCAAGCACCACCAGACCTATGTCACCGGCTTCAACAACGCTACCGACGCCCTCGCTGAAGCCCAGCACAAGAACGACGCCAAGGCCGctgctgctcaagctcctctgATCAACTTCCACGGTGGTGGCCATGTTAACCACTCTCTCTTCTGGGAGAACCTTGCTCCCAATGGCAagggcggtggtggtgagcCTGAGGGCAAGCTTCTGACTGCTATCAACGAGGACTTTGGCTCCTTCGACTCCTtcaagaagcagaccaaCGCTACTCTCGCTGGCATCCAGGGCTCCGGCTGGGCCTGGctcgtcaaggacaagaactCTGGCACTCTGTCCATTGTCACCCGACCCAACCAGGACCCCGTCACTGGCACTCTTGAGCCTCTTCTCGGTATTGACGCTTGGGAGCACGCTTACTACCTCCAGTACCAGAACCGCAAGGCTGAGTACTTCAGCGCCATTTGGGAGGTCATTAACTGGGGCACTGTTTCCAAGCGATTCGAGAAATAA